CTGCGTCCCAGTTTTAGTTTGTGGCTGTGataacacatgcatatataattatataccccGTAgaggtatataattatatatgcacattacttaggttctttgtagAGTCCCTTCAGCcgctagcttcaacccctttcattacttttactgtacctccattcatattcttcctttcatcttacttttcaccctttccagacaattgattcataatgcaacaccgaggttttcctcctgttacgcctttcaaatctctttactctcaattcccgtttcataggtcccagcgtttggcctttggcctaaattctatattccattccgccCTATGTATATTGTAATgctgtgtatgtgtctgtgtgtgtatataccatCACATTTTCTTGAGGGCAACAATAACACCTGATATCGAACTCGTAAGAAATACGTGGCATCTCATTCATGGaatcatttttaacaaaaaaactcAGGATTGGCATAGCAGATAGTATAATGATTTTCTGCACTCAGTCTCATGTTATCTTTCTTAATATGTTTCATGTTGGCTCTCAGGTTGATTCCTTTTTAATGTCGTCTTGATGATTTGCTTGACACTGTCTCGTCCGCATAAAATTTCCATGACAAAAAATTTGATGGATAAGTGCCGTCGTCaggtttttcttttcctaaaagtaGACCTTCATATCGTTTGTTGGCTTTTTACATGTAAGAATTTTAAAAGACTAGCGTCCCTTTGAAGCGCGAGGAGCCATTACATTCGACTTTAGAATCGTGATGAGAATAGTGCAAGAAATAATCATTGAAATCTTACGGAAGTCAAACTGATGTTTAATTACGACCAACCATtcgctctgtaggcattactcaaggttatttgcagcgtcgcttcgggCCCAGATGCAACTCTTTTCAGtccttttgctgcacctccgtttatttcctctttcttccatcttacttttcaccctcccctaacaattgtgaCAGTGCAACTGCTGTACGAAGTTTTCATCCTGCTACGCCTTCTAGACTTATTGTCGACTGACAATTTCCATTCAGAGCTGacgaccccataggtcccagcgcctggcctttggcctaaattctatattctgtgcTCTTCTTTTCTATTCCCACGAACATCTTTTTCAGTAATAACCAAACCGTACCTCTTGCAGACTGATGTTTCCTCTCCCCGGCTACGACCCGGAGGGGAGAATGGTGATCTTCGGAAGACTCGGCGCCTGGGACCCCAGCAAGGTGAGGCCCGAGGACCTCTTCAAGGCTGCCGGGATGCTTTTCGACACCATATTCCTTGAAGACGAACAGGTCACGGTCAAGGGCCTCGTTCAGGCAAATGACATGACGGGACTGACCTTCAAACACGTTGCcgttcttcctttccctctcatcAAAAAGGTCTCCACCACTTGGCAGGTAAGATGTCCAGCCAACCACATCTGCTCGTTGGCCGTTGAACTGGCCTTGCAGTTCGGACCCTGGTGATGCAAGGCGCTTCTCGCAATGGTCTAAGTCTGTATTCTTTTGCGGACGTTTTGAAATTGGAAAGGAATCACATAATAGGGGTGTTTGTAGAATTGCAAATGCAAACAATCACTCTTTCTCCTCTAACAATCCCAGGACAAGAGTCCGTTTTACACAAGACCAACTAATTAAAGGAACGTAATGAAAATTCTAATATCTTGTAGCTTGTTCTCTCAGAGAGGACTCATTCTTCAGAGGACACTCAAACTGTTTTCACCAccaccttattttcatttttgatgttgtACAGTTACTAAAGTGCCGAGAGATCTAAATAGCACACTGGGCCAgcttattaacaaaaaataaatgcgtGAATGTTGATTCAAACATATTTTCAGCATTAATAAGTTGATCTTACTTTGGTGCGTTTTCCACAGGAGGGCTACCCATTCCGACCCAAAGGAGTTCATTACATCAACACTCCGCAAGCGTTCGATGCTCTCTTCAACCTTTTCAAGCCACTGatgagagagaagatgaagaagagagtgAGTGATGTCCTACTTATGTTCTGCTTTGAGAAACTTTCTTACATTGTAACATTTCTCGTTTCCTGAACTTTTACTGTAGGTGTTGTAGCTCAATTTTATGATAAGTTGATAACTGCGGTAGTTATTTTCCTGTTGTCTCTtgtcaaagaggaaaaaattgccGTTCCATAGGCTGAGAAACTTGAATGATAACACCTCATATTTCGTATCCTGTCAGTGAGAACACCAGCATCATTCTTTAGTCATtcataacgttaaaaaaaaatgcctactTCCTGGACAAGAGATTTTCAGAGTTTAGATATAAGAAACTATTATGCTATAGGTGCACTACAAGGAGCGCTTAAAGCCAAACGCAAGACAATATTAATTCTTGAGGTATTATTTGTATCATTCAAACAATATCTTCCATTGGTGACACTTGTCCTTTCAATTCCAGGTGCACGTGCACGGCAGCAACATTGAAGGTATGCACAAGTACGTTCCGAAAACTATGTTGCCTGCTGAGTACGGGGGCACTGCCGGCACCATCCAGGAAATCGCAGGTAGTTTTCTCTGCTTTCGTGCCCATCTGTTTATCTGCCTATCGTCTACCTTAACATTCCTCcttccgccttctctctctctctctctctctctctctctctctctctctctctctctctctctctctctctctctctctctctctctctttaaagaggGTTAAAACAGTCTTACGTTATAAAATGGCCAGATTGTCATTTGCCACTCCTGTGGtcctaatatatactgtatgtatcatCTCCACGCTTTTCCTCCTTAGAAGGTCTGGCTACAGCTTACTACCCTCGATTCTTTATCAACTACCTGCTTCACTGCTTAGGTCCGCCAGGGGCTACTGAGGCGACAACGCAACTGATCACACACGCacgttatctatctatctatctatatatatatatatatatatatatatatatatatatatatatatatatatatatatatatataatataatatatatatatatatatatatatatatatatatatatatatatatatatatatatatatatatatatatatataatatgcagtcATCCAATGACACCATTCTTTATATCACCACTATGTTCTCTTTAAATCTTAGAATTATCCCTCCCTCTCATAATTAGACTTATAACAAGAAGGGAATATGACCAGTTTTTTTCTCTGCTAATGTTTACCACTCAGACATCCCACtgcttgcttttgtttgtttgtttttttatttccacggctttcttttgttatataatgcatttgtacagctatgctcaaatctgatgcgacatgattctttttgtatcgtccaaaatctcagactcaacgtaacgttgccaagtagcgttaaacttttttttattgcttagctCAAAAcacggtgtgataaggttagcggtgccgtcaGTGACAGCGTTCTTAACATGCTCCTCAGGCTGGTCAACGTAACtgcctctgcagcattataacagtagacctaataagctacAGTCATAAcagcattttcaaaataggaatatgaattacaacaagttttctttgaatgatgaagttttaggctgtgttcaagctgcctgtatgttgcagaAATGATTGATaggtctaaaaaaaataatctaaggcTTTTGATATGTAATCTCTGTTACGaaagaatttctttgtaaagattaccagttctttgaagaataaatgatgatgatgatgattttaattatatggagaagatgctATTATTCgaaatatccattattattaatatcaaggccTCTGGAACACTCGTATTTTAAATAGCTTACAAGTCTTAAAAGTCTTAGAAGTCCCTCTGCTCGTTTTCGGtgtgtaatttattcattcataacgtaacttgaagtgcaagaatgtgtagataacttcatatgctttctggtcagaaattgttaatatagagatgtgaatgctaagtgtgaTGTATTTAAGCGAATATTCACTAGAAAGCcaaaatttttgaagtggttgagaaatataacttaaaacattttatttttatgaaaatccaaatattcctctagcaaatgtaaaataaatggtttcaagatattttcattgTCACTAGTCTGACTCActactcattgtagacctatgttacACCAGGCAGCTCATGTTGCGCTGCCACTCTAATGGTTGCGTCAACACACGCTCTTCTCACCCGTTGATATCTGTGGATGcattttacttatgtatttacttatttacattttttcagcgttgaggcgtaaaaacaatcaaataggactatttcaaattttatggttgcattcgaagcaatattaatgtcatgacaaattatttcttttttttttatttaacattgaaCTGAGGTTTGAGGATGACTTTTTTTGCCAAATGCATCGGCAGTGAGTGaacgaaaattttgaaaattttcgtaactgtttttgagaaatttggctacacgtgatattttctaatagttttgaaatttacgacagatttcactcttatggaacatattatggccttattgttTGCAATAGTCGTGTTTTCGTAttgaaatattaagtaaatatagaGCACGTTAGTTGCCAGTTGGTGAactttgaacgaaatcctatgcaatcaaGAGCAAAGCTGTGCTTGGTGTTTTCTCGCGGTTCTTCCGTCAAATCTGGACCATACGTCTTTTCGACGACAGCCATTCTCACCTCCTCTTTAACCAAATATCTGAAATGACAAGGTGGAATTTATTTTTCGTGCCCCTGGCTCGCAGCAGGTCTCATATAATTTGTCGTCTGCAGCGTCTTCCTTTCTATCACTATATCAGTGTTTTTCTCGAAACGCCCTCATTCCTTTTGAGaacaagatttgaaataatttatttactattatctatctatatatatatatatatatatatatatatatatatatatatatatatatatatatatatatatatatatatatcactaacaaGGTGAGAAACATCACTATGTCGTTCCCCTAGTTGTTAAAAATCTAATCTATTCAgcaattattgtttaatattccggttgtgtgtgtgtgtgttgtttttttttttttgcactagtGGCTGTAAGGTTAACACATCAGTAATGAGAACGGCCCAGTATAACTCGGTTTCCTTAAATATTTGACTGTGCAGTGCTAATGTGCTGTTTACCAAAAACTGTTTGCTCTTCCCATTTATACAGTTTGTATCGTTTTGTTACTCAAACTTTAAGTTGCCGTGAAAATCATATGATCTTGCATCCATACTGCAGTTGTTTATACAACAGAAATGtctttttgtatgaaaattaatgtGATAGTTGGTGGGTTCCACCCGACCGTCATTCTTTGCAATtaaatattttgcaatgtttaaAAGTGTACCAATCATATCTAGcagaaaatgctgaaatattcTTTATTCCCATTCTTACTGGggtgtgtttagtactagctcaaCACAGTTTCACGATTTCAATGCAGTGACCCTTCTGCATACTCATGTTCTGTTTATGACTTAAGACCCGTGCATTAATTTCCGTTTAGGTTGAGCACAAATAGTTTTGAcgtccttttatttttccagactATTGGTTATCGAAAATGGACAGCCACAGGGACTGGTTCCTCGAGGACGAGAAGCACTGTGCAGACGAGACCCGAAGGCCGGGAAAGCCCAAGACCGTGTCGGATCTCTTCGGCGGCATCGAAGGGTCTTTTAGGAAACTGGATTTTGATTAGCTCGAACAGCTCAGCAGCAAGCTTTCCGTTTCGGATCAACCATCATTTGTGAAATCATCGTATTAGAGCATTTAAACCAATTCAAACACTTCACAATATAGTAGACTGGCTTTTGAACCTTTTTGTTTGGCTAAATCGTTAGGGAAATCAGTATCACTCAGCCAATTTGCATTTGATGTTGATATATTGGAACTGGGAATAGTAGGAGACTTAATGTTTTTGCCATGTGACCTTGTGTGTATGGCCAGTGTAACAAATCTGAGATCATGTAAAATTTCAGTAACAATTCAGTTTTCAGGGATGAATTACTAtttacaattgtgtgtgtgtagtggttGTGAAACCACCTCTTTACAAGTAGCCAATATAGGTCATCTTTTTCACCTTAAAAAtactaaattacaaattatatagaGTCGATTCCACTAAAGATATGTTGGACGCTGgtataaaataagtttattttatcGGAGAGATGTCTGAGACCTTGGGATTTAAAGCTTCTGTGAAATGAAAATCCCAAATCACTAGAGAAAATACCTTCTTCCATTCTGATTAAAGCAATCTAGGTATTATTACACGAGTATTCTCATTTCTGTACCGGACTCAATACAAACTCCGGAATTTGTTGTTTTCAGATGATGTTTTGGTAATGACTAGATGTAACGAATCTTATTTATTCAAGTGTGTGATTTTTGGGGCCTTATTGTAGTAATAGGGTCAGGCAGTGTGAGGCTTTTTGCATCCGTTGATAGCGCACTTTTTTAATACGTCacctgttggtttttttttttatttactttatggcTAGTCGTGACGGCAGTTTAAGAAGGCTAGGGCTTAGAAGGGTAGAAAGATTTCAATAAATAACGTTGGCCCTTAAATTACGGATCAGTACACGAACACCCCAGTCGCTAGGTGCACTCAGACAAGAAGTCAGTTTTAGTTCATATTTAAGCTAAAATACTCCTAAACATTTCAGGAAAACGGTTCAGTTGATACTGATTTGGATTATGATGGTTTTATGCAGATTATCCAAATGCAGATGAATCTGCTTTATTCTTTGATATTGTACCTTagtcctttctttttcatctattttcgaTTCCATATCTGATATACCTACGGTGAAAAGGAATTCAGACTTatcacaagaaaacaaaagagaatctgGAACACTGTAGAAATCATGTCTAGCTTGAATTCCTCGGTCCATAATTAAATATCTGATCTTTCTAGTGGTTATGGTTAAGATGAGGTGCTTCTAGTTTAACTGACTTCTTGGACGTCGTTGCTAATAAACAGTATTCTAATAACCCAAAAGGAATACGGATTTAACACGAATCACAATAGCTtcaaacaaaaatggaaactgaGCAACGATAATCCATGCCCGGGATTTATTGAACTTGAATTTTAGCCGTTATTTTCGTGTGACTGGTGATGACAGAGATTAATAGTTATGCGTGTTACCAGTCTGcatattttgtaagttatttctgATGCAATTAAAGACGATGGATGGAGAAGTACCCTGTCCGAGTTTCATTCAAATCCAAAGATCAATCATTTTCtttcgtattcttcttcttcttcttcttcttcttcttcttcttcttcttcttcttcttcttcttcttcttcttcttcttttcttctcatttcatTGATTATTTCCAGACCTTTCATGATGTACAAGCAAAACTATAGCATTCGGTATTCACAtgttcaatttaatttattttcaaaatataggGTTTTTTAAACTGGAGTAAATAAAAGCCTTTCAAGACAGATAGATACacgatattgagagagagagaggaaatctaaGTCATTACTTGGTTTGGCCCATGGATATTCAAGAAGAGAAAGCCTGAATTGCTTAAATCCTCAGTTTCATTTAACGCTAAAAGTCTTCTTATCGGAGAACCTGAAAACTAAGAAATTATAAAGGGGAAGGTAGTGTTGGTTAGTTTAATTTAATCCGGCGTTATGCCACCATGGGTCCTCCCACAATGGAGGTGTTGAAATGAATAAGAAGCTCTATTGAGACCTATAGACTGCCCAGTCAACTAAAACGGAATTGGTAGAAGTTTAGAATGAAATCGCCTTTCCCTCTATTCTTCGCCATTAGTCAAAGCAGATTTCTCTGAAATCTGAGAGCAATAAACACGAAACACTGCAACGATTGAGTTTTAAAGACCTTGGCAATGATGGTCGGAACGGGTCTGTTTCAGGCTAcagcaaaatatatctgaatttgacagataGAGACGTACGATACAGGCAGGCCCAGATGGACAGGCAACAGAGATCATGCCAGAAGTACGAAGAAGAAGCTAGAATAATATAAACAGCTGATTATGGAGAACAACCATGAAGGAAAGTGCTGCCTTTTGAACACACGTTGACAATCATGCCCTACTTTTGCCTTTATTAATTTCTGACTATTCTAAAACATGTTCATTAGAATTTTCTTGAGCTTCTATGTAACCCTACACataccagtttttattttatttttttggaaagcaGCATTTTGCTGCACCTCTCTCATACAGTTCCTTACATCCATTATTCAATCTTACTAGTTAATGTTGAGTTCCCGATAAAAAGGGGATGAACGCCACCTCTGTCAGTAGTTCCTGGATACTCGCGTTGTCAGCCACATGGTAAACAGGCCGTATTAAAACGGGTTAGAGCtcgctgctctgtgagcaagagcctgtACTGGCACAAAGacagcttaatcataaacaacaacaaaagccaaTGCCCGAGCTGGCGTTATGCCAACTAGATTGTAAACAAGCCAATAAAGTCAGTTGCTGTGATATTAGGAATTTCACAAGGTCCATGGAATATACAGTGTGATTATAGTGAATCTCTTTATAAATATCtgttcttgaaaataaagatCGATCGACCATAATTTGGGACTCCAAATGAAAGTAAGGATGACTATGATGtaagaaaatgattaagaaatgtaattataaatgttGGCAATTTGTATAAACGAGGCTACATACTATCTTCTGCGGTACAGAACGTTGTTTATATTCTGCGTATATCTGGGAATATGTTGTAGAAGAAAAGAACACGCCAAACCTGGATTAACGATGAAATTAGAGGAACTAAATAGAAAGAACAGAAATTAGAAATACAGGACAGTACAAGAAGCTTTAGAGAATGAATATGACCGAAAAAGGAAGAACTCTGAGAACC
Above is a window of Macrobrachium rosenbergii isolate ZJJX-2024 chromosome 32, ASM4041242v1, whole genome shotgun sequence DNA encoding:
- the LOC136855609 gene encoding alpha-tocopherol transfer protein-like isoform X3, with the translated sequence MPGAEDSYECTLSPELQRYAFEELNEDPNRREEDVQAVREWLQKHPHLNARTDRRTILRYLRGCKFSLEKTKAKLDMYYTCKGALPDMFKGRDPQDPHLRQIIKMGLMFPLPGYDPEGRMVIFGRLGAWDPSKVRPEDLFKAAGMLFDTIFLEDEQVTVKGLVQANDMTGLTFKHVAVLPFPLIKKVSTTWQEGYPFRPKGVHYINTPQAFDALFNLFKPLMREKMKKRVHVHGSNIEGMHKYVPKTMLPAEYGGTAGTIQEIADYWLSKMDSHRDWFLEDEKHCADETRRPGKPKTVSDLFGGIEGSFRKLDFD
- the LOC136855609 gene encoding retinol-binding protein pinta-like isoform X1, giving the protein MAKATLQLRMPGAEDSYECTLSPELQRYAFEELNEDPNRREEDVQAVREWLQKHPHLNARTDRRTILRYLRGCKFSLEKTKAKLDMYYTCKGALPDMFKGRDPQDPHLRQIIKMGLMFPLPGYDPEGRMVIFGRLGAWDPSKVRPEDLFKAAGMLFDTIFLEDEQVTVKGLVQANDMTGLTFKHVAVLPFPLIKKVSTTWQEGYPFRPKGVHYINTPQAFDALFNLFKPLMREKMKKRVHVHGSNIEGMHKYVPKTMLPAEYGGTAGTIQEIADYWLSKMDSHRDWFLEDEKHCADETRRPGKPKTVSDLFGGIEGSFRKLDFD
- the LOC136855609 gene encoding retinol-binding protein pinta-like isoform X2, with amino-acid sequence MRMPGAEDSYECTLSPELQRYAFEELNEDPNRREEDVQAVREWLQKHPHLNARTDRRTILRYLRGCKFSLEKTKAKLDMYYTCKGALPDMFKGRDPQDPHLRQIIKMGLMFPLPGYDPEGRMVIFGRLGAWDPSKVRPEDLFKAAGMLFDTIFLEDEQVTVKGLVQANDMTGLTFKHVAVLPFPLIKKVSTTWQEGYPFRPKGVHYINTPQAFDALFNLFKPLMREKMKKRVHVHGSNIEGMHKYVPKTMLPAEYGGTAGTIQEIADYWLSKMDSHRDWFLEDEKHCADETRRPGKPKTVSDLFGGIEGSFRKLDFD